The Armatimonadia bacterium nucleotide sequence GCTGCCAAGGCATCAAGATGAGGCGTACGGAAGTCCGTAGCTCCCATGCAGGACAGATCTCCGTAGCCGTGGTCGTCGGTGTAGAAGATAACAAAGTTGGGTTTCCTGGTAGTCGGCATGCTCGGTTCACCCTTGTCTGGAGAGAACGTGCGAAACAGGCCCCCGCACTCACGGTTCTACTGACCGGTCTTGAGGAGGACGACACGCTCCACACAGATCGCGTTCTTGTCTGTAGCGGAACCGTGAGGGAAGGCCGGTCCCTCGAACTTGAGGCTGGCCCAGATATCGAACTTGGCCTCCGGGTTCAGGGCATCCTGGGCGGCATCGACGTCGAGCTGGATGATCCAGCTCCAGAAGAAGTACATGTAGTAGGAGGGCGCCAGTGAGTAGGTGCCCATCTTGTACCAGTGATAGCCGGGGCCGGGAACGTCCTCGGGCTTGATAGGCTTCCCGCCGAAGGTCTTCTTGTTGAGCTGATCGTAGAGGCCCCACTGCATGGGCAGGCGGTACTTCTCGACCGGATGCGAGTCGGTGTCGACCTTCGTCGGGAACTCCAGACGATTCGTCATCCCGCTCTCGGCCTGCGGGTCCTTCACCACGCGCACGATGTCCTTCCAGTTGCGGGTGGTGATGGCGGTGAAGTCGTGTACCGAGGACCTGGGCATGGAGCGGAACTTCTCCGGCAGCGGAACGAACCCGAAGGCGGTGTACCTGCTCACCTCGGCCTCGGCCTGTTGCCGCTCGCGTTCCTGGGCGGAGGCAGGAAGACGCATCTGAGCCTGGTCGAGCCAGGTCAGGCGGTAGCGAGTGGCGGAGTCGTCGCGGTTCAGCGGCATGGTCTCCGGCGTGCCGCCGGTCGCCAGCCACTCACTCATCAGGCGACCGTTGAGGACCACCGTCGCGCGATCCAGCGGCATGCGAGCATGACGGACTCGGCGCAGAAGGAGGGGATCGGCCTTCGTGGCCCGCTCTGCTTGCTCGAAGATCGCCTGGGCCTGGCGGACGAAGGACAAGTCCAGATAGCCGAGTTGGGTCGGCGCGGTGCCCATGCTGCAGTAGGCGGGCTTCGCGATCGCGGCCGATTCGAGGACATGCAGGTACTGGAGAACGTAGCGGCCCGCCGGACCGTAGAAACCATCCATGAAGGTCTGTACGCAGCGCTCGTAGTCCTGGTAGGGGTCCTCGAGCATCTTCATCATCATCCAGACCTTGAAGTCGCGCAGGTCGGCGAGGATCGGGTACTCGTGCTCCGTGAAGACGCCCTCGACGCGGTGCTCGGCATAGAAGCGGTAGTCGATGGGATAGGTCTGCACCGTCGGCATGGGCAGACCGTAGGGCTGAGCGTAAGTCACCGCGTAGTCCCAGATGCGCAGGTGCTTGGCGATGGCGGCCCAGCTCAGCAGATGCTCTCGGAAGGTGGCGTTGGCCGGGTCGGTGATGGGCTTGGTGAAGTTGCTGGTGGTGTCGCACAGGCGAATCAGGAGGTTGTCGCGTGGGCGAAGGCTCTTGGGCGCCTTCTGCGTGTACTGGTAGGCAAGGGTATCCAGGAATATCTCCGGGTACTGCGGCCGGACGGCGTCGGAGATGGCGTTGAGGAAGTCGATCAGCGGGCCGGCTTCCGACTCCTCA carries:
- a CDS encoding DUF4838 domain-containing protein, whose product is MKTFGTGLLVALAAVLALPSYAITLGREAGSSVAVVLADDASQPEQTAARELAEYLGKVTGADFTVSAEKTAVAGPAIYVGPTRFAAARGLKASVMDSEAWAVRSGPDFLLLAGGRPRGTLYAVYHFLEDVVGVHWWNPWEETVPSRATLPVEGVSLNGKPAFAYRDIYALYGDDGGRFAARNRLNRQGDAALSGEYGGALDYGPPYHVHTFYSYVPPAQYLKTHPEWFSLIKGERAADRAQLCLTNPELRAFVIERLKNYIESSRKQAAQDGRPAPTVFDISQNDWGGPCQCEKCQAIARAEESEAGPLIDFLNAISDAVRPQYPEIFLDTLAYQYTQKAPKSLRPRDNLLIRLCDTTSNFTKPITDPANATFREHLLSWAAIAKHLRIWDYAVTYAQPYGLPMPTVQTYPIDYRFYAEHRVEGVFTEHEYPILADLRDFKVWMMMKMLEDPYQDYERCVQTFMDGFYGPAGRYVLQYLHVLESAAIAKPAYCSMGTAPTQLGYLDLSFVRQAQAIFEQAERATKADPLLLRRVRHARMPLDRATVVLNGRLMSEWLATGGTPETMPLNRDDSATRYRLTWLDQAQMRLPASAQERERQQAEAEVSRYTAFGFVPLPEKFRSMPRSSVHDFTAITTRNWKDIVRVVKDPQAESGMTNRLEFPTKVDTDSHPVEKYRLPMQWGLYDQLNKKTFGGKPIKPEDVPGPGYHWYKMGTYSLAPSYYMYFFWSWIIQLDVDAAQDALNPEAKFDIWASLKFEGPAFPHGSATDKNAICVERVVLLKTGQ